The sequence ATATTTGAGTTCTCATTTCCTGAATCATATCCTATATTGCTTTCTCTGAAATCTGATAATCTTTTATAACAAAGAAATATTAGGCGTTGTTGCAGTCCGTAACCAAAAAAGTTTTCTATTTCCGGAATTTTTTCTTCAACTATTGCAGCAACTTCTCTGCTTAAACTGTCACCGGACTTATAATAATATGTATCAAATTTTTCATATCTGTGATACTTCCAATATTTATTAATATATTGAACACGATTTTTTCCGAATGTCATTTGGTGCCCGTTGTAAAATTGGGCATTAATCCTGCCTGACAACAGAGTAAAAAGGAAAAATAATATATATATATGCTTTATTCTAATTTTCAATCTTTAATTGTTTATTTTCGCAGATATTATGATAATTTACAAATTTATAAAATATTGTGTATTCATTAGAATAAAACGAAAAAAACTGTTGAAAAGTCTATTTTAAAAATATTTCAATGCCTGATAACAGAAAAATTAAACTTATTGATACTGTATTGGGTTACCAATCAAAAAAAAGAGAGAATATTCTTCTTAAAAATTTAAATATTTCTGCAGAAAGAGGAGAAAATATTGCTTTAATTGGTGTAAACGGTTCCGGAAAAAGTACCTTACTCAGAACACTTGCAAATTTGCAAAATCCTTTGTCAGGAGACATTTATATTGACAGTATAAAATTAAATAATTATTCTGCTGTTGAATCAGCCAAAAAGCTCTCATTTGTTTCATCAGAAATTATAAGAACAAGATTTTTGAAAGTATATGATTTGGTAAGCCTCGGAAGATTCCCCCATCAAAAATTTTCAAACGGAAACTCGGAAGAAGATAATACAATTGTAAGAAAAGCAATGAATATAACAGGCATTACTGAATTACAAAACAGAAACATAAATGAAATAAGTGACGGGGAAAGGCAAAAAGTGATGATAGCAAGAGCATTAGCTCAAGATACTGATATTATATTATTAGATGAACCGACAGCATTTCTTGATATATCAAATAAATTTGCTGTATATAATATTCTTTCCAAAACAAGTAACGAACAAAATAAAACAATTATTTTTTCTACACATGACCTGAATATTGCATTGAAACATGCTGATAAAATATGGTTAATTAAAGATAAAAAAATATTCGAAGGTGCTCCTGAAGATTTAATTATTGAAAATGTTTTTCATAAGCTCTTTACTAACGAAAATGTTTATTTTAATAAACTGACTAATGAATTTTCAGTAAAATTCCCACAAAAATATCCCGTAAAACTTATTAATAATTCCGATTCAGAATTAATTAAACAAATTACAATTAACGCTTTA comes from Bacteroidales bacterium and encodes:
- a CDS encoding ABC transporter ATP-binding protein, whose translation is MPDNRKIKLIDTVLGYQSKKRENILLKNLNISAERGENIALIGVNGSGKSTLLRTLANLQNPLSGDIYIDSIKLNNYSAVESAKKLSFVSSEIIRTRFLKVYDLVSLGRFPHQKFSNGNSEEDNTIVRKAMNITGITELQNRNINEISDGERQKVMIARALAQDTDIILLDEPTAFLDISNKFAVYNILSKTSNEQNKTIIFSTHDLNIALKHADKIWLIKDKKIFEGAPEDLIIENVFHKLFTNENVYFNKLTNEFSVKFPQKYPVKLINNSDSELIKQITINALRRKLYFASDKDNIPEITINQDNTWNLSINEEIFLLDSIYKLLKHLQN